A single Thiohalobacter sp. DNA region contains:
- a CDS encoding GGDEF domain-containing response regulator, which produces MSEQASEVADRPRVLVVDDSRVIRIAAKKILSKEFDVLEAGDGESAWEQLTANDDIALVISDLSMPYLDGMGLMRRMRESDVAHIANMPVIIVTGAEDDEDAKSRAFAAGASDFLSKPFDSVQLLAHTRSHIRLAETETKLEQTRTAIAAEPTIDKITGLVNQRAFTERGHQDLAYAIRHRSDLALLLIDVDNFDKAFIKYGRPAGEAILKIFAQIVKDAVRREDTGGRVGLARFGLLLPSANPVGARKLAARICQQIASRAFRIGGETLRLTASAAVLTPIINRETRFEGLLEEGQRLLGRAAKAGGNRVVYDQRPVATTAQATTEAEAPAAEEHPPIETRAGVPPAAEPAPAEAPIPRPSIEEALRLIAEGRADALAPHLDSLIDELQPLLTLWQHRQQASETVENATPAATGRS; this is translated from the coding sequence ATGTCGGAGCAGGCCAGCGAAGTGGCGGACAGGCCGCGCGTCCTCGTCGTGGACGACTCCCGCGTCATCCGTATCGCCGCCAAAAAGATTCTGAGCAAGGAATTCGACGTCCTCGAGGCCGGGGATGGCGAATCCGCCTGGGAACAGCTCACCGCCAACGACGACATTGCGCTGGTGATTTCCGACCTGTCCATGCCCTACCTGGACGGCATGGGCCTGATGCGGCGCATGCGCGAAAGCGATGTCGCGCACATCGCCAACATGCCGGTGATCATCGTCACCGGGGCCGAGGACGACGAGGACGCCAAGTCGCGGGCCTTCGCCGCCGGGGCCTCCGATTTCCTCAGCAAGCCCTTCGATTCGGTACAACTGCTCGCCCACACCCGCTCGCACATCAGGCTGGCGGAGACGGAAACGAAGCTGGAACAGACCCGGACCGCCATCGCCGCGGAACCCACCATCGACAAGATCACCGGCCTGGTCAACCAGCGGGCCTTCACCGAGCGCGGCCACCAGGACCTGGCCTACGCCATCCGCCACCGCTCGGACCTGGCGCTGCTGCTGATCGACGTCGACAACTTCGACAAGGCCTTCATCAAGTACGGGCGCCCCGCCGGCGAGGCCATACTGAAGATCTTCGCCCAGATCGTGAAGGATGCGGTGCGTCGCGAGGACACCGGCGGCCGGGTCGGTCTGGCCCGTTTCGGCCTGCTGCTGCCCTCGGCCAACCCGGTGGGGGCACGCAAGCTGGCCGCCCGCATCTGCCAGCAGATCGCCTCCCGCGCCTTCAGGATCGGGGGCGAGACCCTGCGCCTGACGGCCAGCGCCGCCGTGCTCACGCCCATCATCAACCGCGAGACCCGTTTCGAGGGACTGCTCGAGGAAGGACAGCGTCTGCTGGGAAGGGCAGCGAAGGCCGGCGGCAACCGGGTGGTCTACGACCAGCGTCCGGTGGCCACCACCGCCCAGGCCACCACCGAGGCCGAGGCGCCCGCCGCCGAGGAACACCCGCCCATCGAAACGCGGGCAGGCGTCCCGCCGGCAGCGGAACCGGCGCCTGCCGAGGCACCCATCCCGCGGCCTTCCATCGAGGAGGCACTGCGACTGATCGCCGAGGGCCGGGCCGACGCGCTGGCGCCACACCTGGATTCGCTGATTGACGAACTGCAGCCGCTGCTGACGCTGTGGCAGCACAGGCAGCAGGCATCCGAGACAGTGGAAAACGCGACGCCCGCTGCAACCGGTCGTTCCTGA